GGCGGTCGTACAGCGGAGAAATTCGGAAGAAGTATAAAAATATAGAAACACCTGCTGGTAGGCGCGCTTTGGAAGCGCGCCGATTGATGGTGTATCATTGATTATAAAGATCTGTTATCTTCAGTTATCAGCACTCAGTTCAAAAGATACCTAAGCTAAATCGAAAGGCTCTTTAACTGAAAACTGACAACCGATAACTGATAACTATTAAAGGAGAAAAAATGAAAACTTACTTGTTGGCAAGTCTCACAGTATTTCTCGCGTGTTGCTATGTCGGTAACGTCTTCGCAGCTGATTCCGATTCAGGAGACATGGAAATGTTGGTGTTTCCTAAAGCGTATAAAGCTAAAGCTGTTAACAATGGTGGCACAATTAGCGGCGTAGTCAAGTTTGAAGGGGACATGCCTGAAAAGAAAGCATTGGAAATCACCAAAGACGAGAAGGTTTGTGGTGCTGACGAAAAATTTGATGAATCACTGGTCATCGGTGAAGGCAACGTTCTAAAAAATACGATTGTCTATCTAATTGACATTTCGGAAGGTAAAGATTTTGACAAAGATGCCAAAGTGGAGATTGACCAGAAAGGTTGCAAATTCACGCCACATGTCCAGATCGTTCCGGTTGGTGAACGCCTAACAATGCTGAATTCCGATAAAATTATGCACAATGTGCATATCTTCAGCAAAAATCCGGTTAACAAACCGCAGGCGAAAACCCGTCGGAAGATGCCCCTCAAAGCTGTCAAGCAGGCGGAAGGTCCCGTCTCAGTTAAATGTGATATTCATGGATGGATGTCCGCTTGGATCGCTTACGTACCGCATCCGTATTTTGCCGTGACGAACGAAAAAGGTGAGTTCACGCTTGAAGATGTCCCAGCAGGCGACTACAAACTCGGCTATTGGCATGAAGCGTGTGGTACTAACAACGAGGCACCTGTCGCTGTTACTGTAGCAGCTGGCGGCACTGTCACGCAAGATTTCACATTGAAACTTCAATAGTTATCAGTTGTCAGTTTTCAGTTTTCAGTTTTCTATTGACAATGGGATACTGAAAACTGACAACCGGTGCCTGATAACTCGTATGGAAAACAGAATTGAGGTAGAAAGTCTTTCGCACACATATCGAACACGGCGCGCACTCGACAATGTCAGTTTTGATGTCTCATGCGGTGAGATTTTTGGAATTCTGGGACCAAACGGCAGTGGGAAAACGACCCTTTTTCGGATTCTGTCTACACTGATGCCGGTAACATCTGGCAGCGTTCGTATCCTCGGATATGACTTAGCGACTGAGGTAAAAGCGATTCGGCACCTCTTAGGGGTCGTTTTTCAACAGCCAGGCTTGGATGTGAAACTCACCGTCGTTGAGAATTTACGACACCACGGGCATCTTTATGGCCTCGCTGGTAAAACGCTGCGCTACCGAATTTCGGAGCTCCTTGAGCATTTTGGGCTCGCGGACAGGGCAACCGAACGTGTGGAAATTCTATCTGGCGG
Above is a window of Candidatus Poribacteria bacterium DNA encoding:
- a CDS encoding carboxypeptidase regulatory-like domain-containing protein, translated to MKTYLLASLTVFLACCYVGNVFAADSDSGDMEMLVFPKAYKAKAVNNGGTISGVVKFEGDMPEKKALEITKDEKVCGADEKFDESLVIGEGNVLKNTIVYLIDISEGKDFDKDAKVEIDQKGCKFTPHVQIVPVGERLTMLNSDKIMHNVHIFSKNPVNKPQAKTRRKMPLKAVKQAEGPVSVKCDIHGWMSAWIAYVPHPYFAVTNEKGEFTLEDVPAGDYKLGYWHEACGTNNEAPVAVTVAAGGTVTQDFTLKLQ